From Calditrichota bacterium, one genomic window encodes:
- a CDS encoding sodium:solute symporter family protein yields MNQRSGVLTDQTIQWMIIIAYVTFIFVKGVMKSKNIHSTDDYLVAGRNVGWWLLFATMGATVIGGGYSIGATAKTYEYGVLWVLISMGGYLHFIFSGMVVAPKFREAELYTVAGYFKYRFGERPRFVAMLLSLLFSVFIIAAQMAAFGSILATLMPGAAEGGFDVRWAILIGGFIVIVYSTAGGLLAVIYTDVYQFVVLFIGFAVTLAMCAPDLISSWGHVQATLPDKWFSFDGGKGISFLVTTFFAFLLGETFAPGYATRYCIGRDIKHTQRGIAGVGIVLALTFPLVLFFIALYGRLHFPNIDSQLALSLVIKNLHSPWIAGLIIAALLSAVMSSADSALNSCTAIFVKDVFEDQFKTQFKSDKETLKWARRLTMGVGVAATLVAFFWPDIIGLLLFTYHLWAPGIILPVVYGTLTKKKSPALTEAIFLTMVLSVIVTLFYRKTSYAETFDPAVFGVIASIVIFAIIRLFKK; encoded by the coding sequence GTGAATCAGAGGAGCGGAGTTTTGACGGACCAGACGATTCAGTGGATGATCATTATCGCGTATGTCACCTTTATTTTTGTGAAGGGCGTGATGAAGAGCAAGAACATCCATTCGACGGATGACTACTTGGTCGCGGGCCGTAATGTTGGCTGGTGGCTTTTGTTTGCGACGATGGGTGCAACGGTAATTGGCGGCGGGTACTCGATCGGTGCGACCGCAAAGACATACGAGTACGGAGTGCTGTGGGTACTGATCTCCATGGGCGGCTATCTGCACTTTATTTTTTCGGGGATGGTCGTCGCGCCGAAATTCCGGGAAGCTGAACTCTATACGGTCGCAGGCTACTTCAAATACCGGTTTGGCGAGCGTCCGCGATTTGTTGCGATGCTGCTCTCGCTGCTGTTTTCGGTATTCATCATCGCGGCCCAGATGGCAGCCTTTGGTTCAATCTTGGCGACCTTGATGCCAGGCGCGGCGGAAGGCGGTTTCGACGTGCGCTGGGCAATCTTGATCGGCGGGTTTATCGTCATCGTGTACAGCACAGCAGGCGGATTGTTGGCCGTGATATACACGGACGTCTATCAATTCGTGGTCTTGTTCATCGGATTTGCGGTGACGCTTGCGATGTGCGCGCCGGATTTGATTTCTTCATGGGGACACGTACAAGCCACCCTTCCCGACAAGTGGTTTTCTTTTGACGGCGGCAAGGGGATCAGCTTTTTAGTAACGACGTTCTTTGCATTTTTGCTGGGAGAGACGTTTGCGCCGGGGTATGCGACACGCTATTGCATCGGCCGCGACATCAAGCACACGCAACGCGGTATTGCCGGTGTGGGAATCGTACTGGCACTGACCTTTCCGCTGGTTTTGTTCTTCATCGCCTTGTACGGCAGGCTGCATTTCCCGAACATAGATTCACAGCTTGCACTTTCTTTGGTCATAAAGAATCTTCACAGCCCGTGGATCGCGGGACTAATCATCGCGGCTCTGCTGTCGGCGGTGATGTCGTCAGCGGACTCGGCTCTTAACTCGTGCACGGCGATTTTCGTCAAGGACGTTTTCGAAGACCAATTCAAGACGCAATTCAAAAGCGACAAGGAAACGTTGAAATGGGCGCGGCGTTTGACGATGGGCGTGGGAGTCGCGGCGACGCTTGTGGCATTCTTTTGGCCGGACATTATCGGGCTGCTGCTTTTCACTTACCACTTGTGGGCGCCGGGAATCATTCTTCCGGTCGTATACGGGACACTAACCAAGAAGAAGTCGCCGGCTCTGACAGAGGCCATTTTCTTGACGATGGTCCTTTCCGTAATCGTCACGTTGTTCTATCGCAAAACAAGTTACGCCGAAACTTTTGATCCTGCTGTCTTCGGCGTCATCGCAAGCATTGTGATTTTCGCGATTATAAGGTTATTCAAGAAATGA
- a CDS encoding amidohydrolase, with amino-acid sequence MNTIISTAIAQRHALHRLAELSNQEKLTSEFVQGFVQGCKPLAIHAHLGGHGLIAEFGIKDAQPVTLFRAELDALPIPETIDAPHASDAPFVSHKCGHDGHMAILCGIAQHLRDHPLKRGRLALLFQPAEETGDGCAKVMKTAVFKKLKPTTCFALHNLPGYDAGQVVVRENLFAAASLGLIIRLHGSTSHAAEPHKGNSPTRALATLLDQLPSVPHYHAGLFDSAQVTVIHAQLGKEAFGTSPGDADIMLTLRAESDTLLDILLQTCVQFAKSIALLHSLKCSTDVTERFPATVNDGACVARVTSAAQRSNIPLLVTERPFAWSEDFGHMLKKCPGALFGIGAGKKHPSLHHPEYDFPDEIIEPALRIFTELLKDEHY; translated from the coding sequence ATGAACACTATCATTTCCACGGCCATCGCTCAGCGGCATGCGCTGCACCGGCTGGCGGAACTCTCCAATCAGGAGAAATTGACATCCGAATTCGTACAGGGGTTTGTGCAAGGCTGCAAGCCGCTGGCAATTCACGCGCATCTTGGCGGACATGGTTTGATCGCGGAATTCGGCATCAAAGATGCGCAGCCTGTTACTTTGTTTCGTGCGGAACTCGACGCACTGCCGATTCCCGAAACGATCGATGCTCCGCACGCGTCGGACGCACCGTTCGTGAGTCACAAATGCGGTCACGACGGTCACATGGCGATTTTATGCGGCATCGCACAACATTTGCGTGACCATCCTCTCAAAAGGGGCCGCTTGGCTTTGCTCTTTCAACCGGCGGAAGAGACAGGAGACGGCTGTGCGAAAGTCATGAAGACGGCAGTCTTCAAGAAATTGAAACCGACGACTTGTTTTGCGCTGCATAACCTTCCGGGCTACGACGCAGGTCAAGTTGTCGTTCGCGAGAATCTCTTTGCCGCGGCGTCGCTCGGTCTAATCATTCGACTGCACGGCAGTACGTCACATGCTGCGGAACCGCACAAGGGCAACTCGCCGACGCGCGCTTTGGCAACACTGCTTGATCAACTTCCGTCCGTACCGCACTATCATGCGGGGCTGTTCGACTCCGCGCAAGTGACCGTTATCCACGCTCAACTGGGCAAAGAAGCATTTGGAACATCACCGGGCGACGCGGACATCATGCTGACCTTGCGGGCCGAATCGGACACTCTTTTAGACATTTTGCTTCAAACCTGCGTTCAATTTGCAAAGTCGATCGCGCTCCTTCATTCTCTCAAATGTTCCACGGACGTCACCGAGCGCTTTCCGGCCACCGTTAACGACGGTGCTTGCGTGGCCAGAGTGACCAGCGCCGCTCAACGCTCCAATATACCATTGCTGGTCACTGAACGTCCTTTCGCTTGGTCGGAAGATTTCGGTCATATGTTAAAGAAATGTCCCGGAGCACTTTTCGGCATCGGCGCAGGCAAGAAGCATCCGTCTCTGCATCATCCCGAATACGATTTCCCCGACGAGATCATCGAGCCCGCCCTTCGAATTTTCACCGAACTTCTTAAAGATGAACATTACTGA
- the alr gene encoding alanine racemase — protein MNITEIEDTTLSGLFSSSRIEISKSALQSNLSFLRKVIGKNVIICSVVKGNAYGHGMEQFVPLAETCGVRWFAVYSADEALRVFNSSTAGSSIMIMGGMSRDQVEWAIEHGITFYVFDLNELTFAIESARKVGKRAQVHLEIETGMNRLGFGETALEQAAELIKYNNELVDVVGVCTHFAGAESVANHLRIQHQIQTFETRLEWLFGLGIEPRLRHAASSAATFSYPYTRYDMVRVGIAQYGFWPSIETRMQYVLQQQANGGKQLARDPLTRVLRWKSHVINVKDVRAGEFIGYGTSFLTTRPSRVAAVPVGYYHGFNRNLSNVGHVLVRGKRVPVAGVVNMNLMLVDVTDVRHVENGDEVVLIGKQGRSEITVGAFSDLTKLLNYEALVRLSPDIARTVVP, from the coding sequence ATGAACATTACTGAAATTGAAGATACGACTCTCTCCGGACTATTCTCAAGTTCACGCATAGAGATATCGAAGTCCGCGCTGCAAAGCAATTTAAGTTTTTTGCGCAAAGTCATCGGCAAGAACGTCATCATTTGCTCGGTCGTCAAAGGCAACGCCTACGGTCACGGCATGGAGCAATTTGTGCCGCTTGCCGAGACTTGCGGCGTGCGCTGGTTCGCCGTTTATTCCGCGGACGAAGCCTTACGAGTCTTCAACAGCAGCACGGCGGGATCGTCGATCATGATCATGGGCGGTATGTCGCGGGACCAAGTCGAGTGGGCTATCGAACACGGAATTACGTTCTACGTGTTCGATCTCAATGAACTGACTTTCGCAATCGAATCTGCCCGAAAGGTCGGCAAGCGGGCACAAGTTCATCTCGAAATTGAAACGGGCATGAACCGCTTGGGTTTTGGAGAAACCGCGCTTGAACAAGCGGCGGAACTGATAAAATACAACAACGAGCTTGTCGACGTGGTCGGAGTATGCACGCACTTTGCGGGAGCCGAAAGCGTCGCCAATCACTTGCGCATTCAGCACCAGATTCAGACTTTTGAAACGCGGTTGGAGTGGTTGTTCGGACTGGGAATTGAACCTCGATTGCGGCACGCGGCAAGTTCGGCGGCGACTTTCAGCTATCCGTATACGCGGTACGACATGGTGCGGGTTGGTATTGCACAATACGGATTTTGGCCAAGCATAGAGACTCGAATGCAGTATGTCCTTCAGCAGCAAGCCAACGGCGGCAAGCAGCTTGCGCGCGATCCTCTGACACGCGTGCTGCGCTGGAAATCACATGTCATAAATGTGAAAGACGTGCGAGCAGGCGAGTTCATCGGTTACGGCACGTCGTTCCTGACTACCCGGCCGTCGCGAGTTGCGGCGGTTCCGGTCGGATACTACCACGGATTCAATCGCAATCTAAGCAACGTCGGGCACGTCTTGGTGCGCGGCAAACGCGTTCCCGTCGCCGGAGTCGTGAACATGAATCTGATGCTCGTGGACGTGACGGACGTACGCCACGTGGAAAACGGCGACGAGGTTGTGTTGATCGGAAAGCAAGGCCGCAGCGAAATCACGGTGGGCGCATTCAGTGATTTGACAAAGCTCCTGAACTACGAAGCTCTCGTCAGACTGTCGCCGGATATCGCGCGAACGGTCGTGCCGTAA
- a CDS encoding cytochrome c biogenesis protein ResB, which yields MTSTNSLTAPVSRKPKLWAMLSTMKFAIWILIILSVLSLASLFSDELIDPQWLANQPETTAGAFGQFLYKAMHLNDPFRSWWYRGLVGLLSLSLFACILERTPIVWRRWSKKPELDPRTINEKTSPIYLTTDEAPASFIERLSTKLSPRLSTDKLWVGESGRLALWGPLLTHLGLLFLAIGGLVGSFGDNEYRAGGYPGDTIAFEELPFEVRIDSFRVEFYPLQARQWVLVDGEWFGRLVKEDSPGTWQIERFDQNGNTQLVSMEDEWISNSWDVKQASGNIKQYISSVSIIEDGQVVDERQISVNSPLRRSGFRLYQSSYDPSAPRVHASYDQLTIVVSDTAGNVVDRIPVKQGQTVSIPGDSITITAGRLLPDFKMDAQRNAYSASGSFSNPAVELIANGPDGFHRSMWSFLTMQGHQITIGDLRFEAADLTGAEAGQDIATIFDIRQSMGTEFLWLGFIVSTIGLILCFYVTHRIVYVEMPTPEQPLVRLYAFSKKMVRAFEHDIEDVSKKDGCNVKMSVQPDIVSY from the coding sequence ATGACTTCCACAAACTCTTTGACCGCACCGGTGAGCCGCAAGCCCAAACTGTGGGCGATGCTCTCGACGATGAAATTCGCGATTTGGATTCTCATCATCTTGAGTGTCTTATCGCTCGCGTCTCTCTTTAGCGACGAGTTGATCGATCCGCAGTGGCTGGCGAACCAACCTGAGACCACAGCCGGCGCTTTCGGTCAGTTCTTGTATAAGGCAATGCATTTGAACGATCCGTTCCGCTCGTGGTGGTATCGCGGACTGGTCGGCTTACTTTCTCTTTCTCTGTTCGCATGCATTCTCGAGCGCACGCCGATCGTTTGGCGCCGTTGGAGCAAAAAACCTGAACTTGATCCGCGCACGATCAACGAAAAAACTTCGCCGATCTATTTGACGACCGACGAAGCTCCCGCGTCGTTCATCGAACGGTTGTCCACGAAACTTTCTCCGCGTCTCAGCACGGACAAACTTTGGGTCGGGGAATCCGGCAGGCTCGCGCTCTGGGGTCCGTTGCTGACTCACCTCGGCTTGTTATTCTTGGCAATCGGAGGATTGGTCGGTTCGTTCGGTGACAACGAGTACCGCGCGGGCGGCTATCCCGGCGACACGATTGCTTTCGAAGAACTGCCGTTTGAAGTCCGCATCGACAGTTTCAGAGTCGAATTCTATCCCTTGCAAGCCCGTCAATGGGTGCTTGTGGACGGTGAGTGGTTCGGAAGGCTGGTTAAAGAAGACAGTCCCGGCACGTGGCAAATCGAACGCTTCGATCAAAACGGAAACACTCAACTCGTCTCGATGGAAGATGAGTGGATTTCCAATAGTTGGGACGTCAAACAGGCTTCCGGCAATATCAAGCAATATATCAGCAGCGTGTCTATCATTGAAGACGGACAAGTTGTTGACGAACGGCAAATCTCTGTGAATAGTCCCTTGCGCCGCTCGGGATTTAGACTCTATCAAAGTTCTTACGACCCGTCTGCGCCGCGCGTGCATGCGAGCTACGATCAACTTACGATTGTCGTCAGTGACACGGCGGGAAACGTCGTGGACAGAATCCCGGTGAAGCAAGGCCAAACTGTGTCAATTCCCGGCGACAGCATTACCATCACGGCGGGCCGGTTGCTGCCTGATTTCAAGATGGACGCGCAGCGAAATGCCTATTCCGCAAGCGGCAGTTTCTCGAATCCCGCGGTTGAATTGATCGCAAACGGTCCTGACGGTTTCCACCGGTCGATGTGGTCGTTCTTGACAATGCAGGGTCATCAGATTACGATCGGCGATCTCCGCTTTGAAGCCGCCGACCTTACGGGAGCAGAAGCCGGGCAAGACATCGCTACGATTTTTGACATCCGTCAATCCATGGGCACGGAGTTCCTGTGGCTCGGTTTCATTGTTTCGACGATCGGTTTGATCTTGTGTTTTTATGTCACGCACCGCATTGTCTACGTTGAAATGCCGACTCCCGAACAGCCACTCGTGCGCCTCTATGCTTTTAGCAAGAAAATGGTGCGCGCGTTTGAGCATGATATCGAAGACGTATCCAAGAAGGACGGCTGTAATGTCAAGATGAGCGTGCAGCCGGATATCGTCAGCTATTAA
- the ccsA gene encoding cytochrome c biogenesis protein CcsA, translating into MFKKIPSVESRYWAAIGFSGLFLGALAGGILLSRGDVTLTSDSPLRIFEFFGITMVFGTIGMFFLHTVLGFGAVAGKLHLDGRLLDEVNYRSVALGYPLYTLGALFAGAIWAESAWGSFWSWDPKEVGALIIWLFYSAFLHARYQRGWNGPKTAVLSLIGFAMMMLSLFGNYFFGGLHAYA; encoded by the coding sequence ATGTTCAAGAAAATTCCGTCCGTCGAGTCGCGCTACTGGGCCGCAATCGGATTCTCCGGCTTGTTCCTCGGAGCATTGGCTGGCGGAATTCTGCTCAGCAGGGGAGACGTGACGTTGACCTCGGATAGTCCGTTGCGCATTTTTGAGTTCTTCGGCATTACCATGGTTTTCGGCACGATCGGCATGTTCTTCCTGCATACCGTGTTGGGCTTTGGAGCCGTCGCGGGTAAACTTCACTTGGATGGCAGACTGCTCGACGAAGTAAACTATCGCAGCGTCGCGCTCGGGTATCCACTATACACTTTGGGTGCGCTTTTCGCTGGAGCGATCTGGGCCGAAAGCGCGTGGGGATCATTCTGGAGTTGGGACCCCAAGGAAGTCGGCGCGTTGATCATTTGGCTCTTCTACAGCGCATTTTTGCATGCCCGCTATCAACGCGGATGGAACGGTCCCAAAACCGCCGTGCTGTCTTTGATCGGCTTCGCGATGATGATGCTCTCGCTGTTCGGCAACTATTTCTTCGGCGGTTTGCACGCCTACGCATAA